In the Bifidobacterium catenulatum PV20-2 genome, one interval contains:
- the mfd gene encoding transcription-repair coupling factor, which produces MAADPVQLPTSGSLAGILDVLETDEDFRALISGEIEVPESDIDPSITVGIPEGLRPALAAGASGTRPVVLVVASGREAEETVEAIRSWYSGDPNDVAQLEAWETLPHERLSPRADTVASRMAVFRRLKHPQEGSKLFGPIRILVMPVRSLIQPVVAGLADVEPLVFSQGEELALDEASSRLVENAYTRVDLVMDRGEFAVRGGIIDVFPPTLPHPVRIEFFGDEIDTIREFHASDQRTYGEDVPVVWATPCRELQLTDKVRKRAKSLIGSIPNAEDMLESIANAIPVEGMESLLPALVDDMEPVQGMLPKHALVMLSDPEKLRRSADDLAKTANEFLAASWHVAASGHGAGAPITFDQANFYDFEETISSLVFSRHDVWKLTSFGVDPSREGHVQLDAANPGEYRGDEVKAASGIEGLLDAGYAVTVTAGAQGTLVRLKRAINETGIANFDCIRSRAIDGFVDNAAKVALLTERDLTGRTSAAGQAKTPKRRRKAIDLMELKAGDYVVHEQHGIGKFLEMRQRTIGAGANQTTREYLVIEYASSKRGAPADKLFIPTDQLDQVSKYIGADAPKLNKLGGSDWAATKAKARKHVHEIAEDLVKLYSARQRMQGYAFSKDTPWQKELEDAFPYQETADQLTTIDEVKSDMEKPVPMDRLICGDVGFGKTEIAVRAAFKAVQDSKQVAVLVPTTLLVQQHFETFTERFEGFPVEVRAMSRFQTTKEINDTIKGLEDGSVDVVIGTHKLLGPKVKFKDLGLVIIDEEQRFGVEHKETLKALRTNVDVLSLSATPIPRTLEMAVTGIREMSTLATPPEDRLPVLTYVGAYEDAQVTAAVRRELLRGGQVFYVHNRVQDIASVAAKIHELVPESHVGIAHGKMGEKQLDGVIRDFWHRDIDVLVCTTIIETGLDISNANTLIVDHADRFGLSQLHQLRGRVGRGRERAYAYFLYDPAKPMTQQSHDRLATIAQNTALGSGFDVAMKDLELRGTGNLLGDEQSGHIEGVGFDLYVRMVSEAVERYKEPERTESVAVTIDLPIEASIPVSYIDSDKLRLEAYRKLAGARTEADLDELRDELTDRYGKPPVDFEALFDVARLRFKARKLGITEIIGQGRNIRVSKFEPRESVQMRMARIYKGIQYRPVTQTYVIPTPFAGSLGSGPMSSDEVIGWTNQLLDDLDWKPTPRK; this is translated from the coding sequence ATGGCCGCTGATCCGGTGCAGTTGCCGACTTCAGGTTCCCTGGCTGGCATTCTTGACGTACTCGAAACCGACGAGGATTTCCGTGCGTTGATTTCCGGTGAGATCGAGGTGCCGGAATCCGACATAGACCCCAGCATTACCGTTGGCATTCCCGAAGGATTGCGCCCGGCACTGGCCGCTGGAGCATCGGGAACGCGGCCGGTTGTGCTTGTGGTGGCCTCTGGCCGCGAAGCCGAAGAGACGGTCGAGGCGATTCGTTCGTGGTATTCCGGTGATCCAAACGATGTGGCACAGCTTGAAGCATGGGAAACCTTGCCTCATGAACGCCTTTCGCCACGCGCCGATACCGTGGCGAGCCGTATGGCGGTGTTCCGCAGGCTGAAGCACCCTCAAGAGGGAAGCAAGCTGTTCGGCCCCATCCGCATTCTCGTCATGCCGGTGCGATCCCTGATCCAGCCAGTGGTTGCAGGTTTGGCCGACGTGGAGCCTTTGGTGTTCTCTCAAGGCGAGGAATTGGCGCTCGACGAGGCGTCGAGTCGACTGGTGGAGAATGCTTATACTCGAGTCGACTTGGTGATGGATCGTGGTGAATTCGCGGTGCGAGGCGGCATTATCGACGTGTTTCCGCCGACATTGCCGCATCCGGTGCGTATTGAGTTCTTCGGTGATGAGATCGATACCATCAGGGAGTTTCACGCTTCGGATCAGCGCACGTATGGTGAGGACGTTCCTGTGGTTTGGGCCACGCCATGCCGTGAACTGCAATTGACCGACAAGGTGCGCAAGCGTGCGAAATCCCTGATTGGATCCATTCCCAATGCCGAAGACATGCTGGAGTCCATTGCCAACGCCATTCCGGTCGAAGGTATGGAATCGTTGCTTCCCGCATTGGTCGACGACATGGAGCCGGTGCAGGGCATGTTGCCCAAGCATGCGCTGGTCATGCTCTCTGATCCGGAAAAATTGCGTCGTTCGGCTGACGATCTCGCAAAAACCGCCAATGAGTTTCTTGCTGCCAGCTGGCATGTCGCAGCATCCGGTCATGGTGCCGGTGCTCCGATCACGTTTGATCAGGCGAATTTCTACGATTTTGAAGAAACGATTTCATCGCTGGTTTTCTCAAGGCACGACGTATGGAAGCTTACGAGTTTCGGCGTGGACCCAAGCAGGGAAGGACACGTTCAGCTCGACGCTGCCAATCCCGGCGAATATCGCGGGGATGAAGTCAAAGCCGCATCCGGTATCGAAGGTCTTCTTGATGCCGGCTATGCCGTCACCGTCACTGCAGGAGCGCAAGGTACTCTTGTCCGACTCAAGCGTGCCATCAACGAAACGGGAATCGCCAACTTCGACTGCATCAGATCGCGTGCCATTGATGGATTCGTCGATAATGCTGCGAAAGTCGCGTTGCTTACCGAACGCGACCTGACCGGACGTACATCGGCCGCGGGACAGGCAAAAACACCGAAACGTCGCCGTAAGGCCATCGACCTTATGGAGCTCAAAGCCGGCGATTACGTGGTGCATGAGCAGCATGGCATCGGCAAGTTCCTCGAAATGCGACAGCGTACCATCGGAGCGGGAGCTAACCAGACCACACGTGAATATCTGGTCATCGAATACGCATCCAGCAAGCGCGGCGCACCTGCCGACAAACTGTTCATCCCCACCGACCAGCTTGACCAAGTCAGCAAATACATCGGTGCCGACGCTCCAAAACTCAACAAACTGGGCGGATCCGACTGGGCTGCTACCAAGGCGAAAGCACGTAAGCATGTGCACGAAATCGCCGAAGATCTGGTCAAACTGTATTCGGCACGTCAACGCATGCAGGGGTATGCCTTCAGCAAAGACACCCCATGGCAGAAAGAATTGGAAGACGCTTTCCCATACCAAGAAACCGCCGATCAGCTGACCACCATCGACGAAGTCAAATCCGATATGGAAAAGCCCGTGCCGATGGATCGCCTGATTTGCGGCGACGTGGGATTCGGCAAAACCGAAATCGCCGTACGTGCCGCATTCAAGGCGGTGCAGGATTCCAAACAGGTGGCTGTGCTGGTGCCGACCACATTGCTGGTGCAACAGCATTTCGAGACGTTCACCGAACGTTTTGAAGGATTCCCGGTGGAAGTAAGGGCGATGAGCCGTTTCCAAACCACCAAGGAGATCAACGACACCATCAAGGGACTTGAAGACGGTTCCGTCGATGTGGTGATCGGTACGCACAAACTGCTCGGACCGAAGGTCAAATTCAAGGATCTGGGACTGGTCATCATCGATGAGGAACAGCGTTTCGGCGTCGAACACAAAGAGACGTTGAAGGCGCTGCGTACCAATGTGGATGTGCTGAGTCTGTCGGCAACACCGATTCCGCGAACGCTGGAGATGGCCGTTACAGGCATTCGTGAAATGTCCACGTTGGCCACGCCTCCGGAAGACCGCTTGCCGGTGCTTACCTACGTTGGCGCGTATGAGGATGCTCAGGTCACTGCTGCGGTCAGGCGTGAGCTGTTGCGCGGTGGCCAGGTGTTCTACGTGCACAACCGAGTGCAAGACATCGCTTCGGTTGCCGCGAAGATTCACGAGCTGGTGCCGGAATCGCATGTCGGCATCGCCCATGGCAAGATGGGGGAGAAGCAGCTCGACGGTGTGATCCGAGACTTCTGGCATCGCGACATTGATGTGCTCGTATGCACTACCATCATTGAAACCGGTCTTGATATTTCCAATGCGAATACGTTGATCGTCGATCATGCCGACCGTTTCGGCCTAAGCCAGCTGCACCAGCTGCGTGGCCGTGTCGGGCGAGGCCGTGAGCGTGCCTACGCGTACTTCCTGTACGATCCGGCCAAGCCGATGACCCAGCAATCGCATGACCGACTGGCCACCATCGCGCAGAACACTGCGCTCGGTTCAGGTTTTGACGTGGCGATGAAGGATCTTGAGCTGCGTGGCACCGGCAATCTGCTGGGCGACGAGCAGAGCGGGCATATCGAGGGCGTTGGCTTCGATCTGTATGTGCGCATGGTTTCCGAAGCTGTCGAACGGTACAAGGAGCCGGAACGTACGGAATCGGTTGCTGTCACCATCGATCTGCCGATCGAAGCGTCCATTCCCGTCAGCTACATCGATTCCGACAAATTGCGATTGGAAGCCTACCGCAAGCTGGCAGGGGCACGTACGGAAGCCGATCTTGACGAGTTGCGCGATGAGCTTACGGATCGTTACGGCAAGCCTCCGGTCGATTTCGAAGCATTGTTCGATGTGGCGAGATTGCGATTCAAAGCAAGAAAGCTTGGCATTACGGAGATCATCGGTCAAGGGCGCAACATTCGTGTGTCCAAATTCGAGCCACGTGAATCCGTACAGATGCGCATGGCGCGAATTTACAAAGGCATCCAGTACAGGCCTGTCACCCAAACGTATGTGATTCCCACCCCGTTTGCGGGTTCGCTTGGATCCGGGCCAATGAGTTCCGATGAGGTCATTGGATGGACGAACCAACTTCTCGACGATCTTGACTGGAAGCCAACGCCAAGGAAATAG
- a CDS encoding UPF0182 family protein produces MSFFDMFGPMFDPESGPNRPQGRRANKSGNDDPIILNVETDGDNTARSSANMPPRGPSGPRITRKPNRPRKSSNGNKILIGVVLALAIIIGLFFGLAQFITDVMWYAQLGFQSVIWTQLGTRVGLWVAYALLIAAVGFLSASLAIWARPDAADGSTIRINGDTIEVGKSVSSKSARRVAVVISLIVGLMFGSQFNANWSEILLMFNAQSFGTTDPQFGIDNGFYVFVLPGLKLIVSAVSLLLLAGIIFSIVTHVMMGGIRITMPVHGRGLFHITKRARRQIGIWLMLNMFAWAVNQVLGVFSHLTQEGSRITGATYTTVNATIPVTFIMAAITAILGVVLGVWIMKSHALEGQAPIAVRASEALKAWKVPTVAIASAIVVSLVLTVAWPMLLQRFRVNPNAQEMESTYIQRNIDATREAYGLNNVKTEQYQATTEGEEGALADSAESTAQIRLLDPQIVSPTFKQLQQSKQYYTFADTLAVDKYEVDGVSQDTVIAARELDLAGLDNRNWVNDHTVYTHGYGVVAAYGNKVTADGQPKFFEAGIPTQGKLTESEQYEPRIYFSPNASEYSIVGAPEGTQSWEFDYPTGSEGATNTFGGNGGPKIGNIFSRLLYAIRFGSDQILFSNRVNSESQILYDRSPKERVAKVAPYLTLDGRVYPAVVDGRVKWIVDGYTTSDAYPYSQMTDLGEASKDSTTESSATVSELASKNANYIRNSVKATVDAYDGSVDLYVWDESDPVIKAWQKIFPGQYHQLSEISGDLMSHLRYPESLFKVQRELLTKYHVSSASQFFSGEDFWQTPVDPTESQQAQERDILQPPYYLTLQTGGSNEPVFSLTSSYIPAGTSTREILTGFLSVDSDAGNEKGKIGANYGTLRLQELPKDSNVPGPGQAQNNFNASADVSKELNLLESGSTNVQRGNLLTLPLGGGLVYVQPVYVKSSGSTSFPLLKKVLVAFGDQVGFANTLDEALDQVFGGNSGASAGDAENVDGSTSSKTDTSDTTGTSGDASANGSSGTDGTDSSSGSNSDNDSSSGNTGSSSTMSNDLKSALNDASQAMKDSDAAMKKGDWSAYGEAQKKLQEALNKALELER; encoded by the coding sequence ATGTCTTTTTTTGATATGTTTGGTCCCATGTTCGACCCGGAAAGCGGCCCGAACCGCCCTCAAGGGCGGCGTGCCAATAAATCCGGCAACGATGATCCCATCATTCTCAATGTCGAAACCGATGGTGATAACACCGCCCGGTCTTCGGCGAACATGCCTCCAAGAGGCCCGTCCGGTCCGCGCATCACACGCAAGCCGAACCGTCCGCGCAAATCGTCGAACGGCAACAAGATTCTGATCGGCGTGGTGCTGGCGCTTGCCATCATTATCGGCCTGTTCTTTGGCTTGGCGCAGTTCATCACCGACGTCATGTGGTATGCGCAGCTTGGCTTCCAAAGCGTGATTTGGACGCAGCTGGGCACCAGGGTAGGTCTGTGGGTGGCATATGCTCTGTTGATCGCCGCGGTCGGATTCCTTTCCGCGTCGCTTGCGATCTGGGCTCGCCCCGATGCCGCCGATGGTTCCACCATTCGTATTAACGGCGACACCATCGAAGTGGGCAAGAGCGTAAGTTCAAAGAGTGCACGTCGTGTGGCGGTAGTGATTTCATTGATCGTCGGTTTGATGTTCGGATCGCAGTTCAATGCGAATTGGTCTGAGATCCTGCTGATGTTCAATGCGCAGAGTTTCGGCACCACTGATCCGCAATTCGGCATTGACAATGGTTTCTACGTATTCGTGTTGCCTGGCTTGAAATTGATTGTGTCGGCGGTGTCGCTGCTGTTGCTTGCAGGCATTATCTTCTCCATCGTCACGCATGTGATGATGGGGGGCATTCGCATCACCATGCCAGTGCATGGTCGTGGACTGTTCCACATCACCAAGCGTGCGCGTAGGCAGATTGGCATCTGGCTGATGCTCAACATGTTCGCATGGGCGGTGAATCAGGTGCTTGGTGTGTTTTCTCACCTCACGCAGGAGGGTAGCCGCATCACCGGCGCCACCTACACCACGGTCAACGCCACGATTCCCGTCACCTTCATCATGGCCGCCATCACCGCCATTCTTGGTGTGGTTCTCGGCGTGTGGATCATGAAATCACATGCGCTGGAAGGCCAAGCCCCGATCGCGGTGCGCGCCTCCGAAGCGCTCAAGGCGTGGAAGGTGCCGACTGTTGCCATCGCATCCGCCATTGTCGTGAGCCTGGTGCTTACCGTGGCATGGCCGATGCTGCTGCAGCGTTTCCGCGTGAACCCGAATGCGCAGGAGATGGAATCAACATATATTCAGCGCAATATCGACGCCACGCGTGAAGCCTATGGTCTGAACAATGTGAAGACGGAACAATACCAGGCCACCACCGAAGGCGAGGAAGGCGCACTGGCCGACTCCGCGGAATCGACCGCGCAGATCCGACTGCTCGATCCGCAGATCGTTTCCCCAACGTTCAAACAGTTGCAGCAATCCAAGCAGTATTACACGTTTGCCGACACTCTTGCCGTCGACAAGTATGAGGTCGACGGTGTGAGCCAAGATACGGTGATCGCAGCACGAGAACTTGACCTTGCCGGTCTTGACAATCGCAACTGGGTCAACGACCATACCGTGTACACGCACGGCTATGGTGTGGTGGCCGCCTACGGCAACAAGGTGACGGCCGACGGCCAGCCGAAGTTCTTCGAAGCGGGCATCCCAACCCAAGGCAAGCTCACCGAATCCGAACAGTATGAGCCGCGTATCTACTTCTCGCCGAACGCTTCCGAATATTCGATCGTGGGCGCTCCGGAAGGCACGCAGTCGTGGGAGTTCGATTACCCGACCGGTTCCGAAGGCGCCACCAACACATTCGGCGGCAATGGCGGCCCGAAGATCGGCAATATCTTCTCTCGATTGTTGTACGCCATCCGTTTCGGTTCCGATCAGATTCTGTTCTCCAACCGTGTGAACTCCGAATCGCAGATTCTCTACGATCGTTCCCCGAAGGAGCGTGTGGCCAAGGTCGCACCATACCTGACGCTTGACGGCCGTGTGTACCCGGCGGTTGTGGATGGTCGTGTCAAGTGGATCGTCGACGGCTACACCACGTCTGACGCCTACCCGTATTCGCAGATGACCGATCTGGGCGAAGCCTCCAAGGATTCCACCACGGAATCTTCGGCCACGGTGAGTGAGCTGGCTTCGAAGAACGCCAACTACATTCGTAACTCCGTGAAGGCCACCGTCGATGCGTATGACGGTTCCGTGGACCTGTACGTGTGGGATGAATCCGATCCGGTGATCAAGGCATGGCAGAAGATCTTCCCCGGCCAGTACCACCAGTTGTCGGAGATTTCCGGCGATTTGATGAGCCACCTGCGTTACCCGGAAAGCCTGTTCAAGGTGCAGCGCGAACTGTTGACCAAGTATCATGTGTCGAGCGCCAGCCAGTTCTTCTCCGGTGAGGATTTCTGGCAGACTCCGGTCGATCCAACCGAATCTCAGCAGGCTCAGGAACGCGACATTCTGCAGCCGCCGTATTATTTGACGCTGCAGACCGGTGGGTCCAACGAGCCGGTGTTCTCGTTGACGTCGTCGTATATTCCCGCAGGTACTTCAACCCGAGAGATTTTGACGGGATTCCTGTCTGTCGATTCCGATGCGGGCAACGAAAAAGGCAAGATCGGCGCGAACTATGGCACTCTTCGATTGCAGGAGTTGCCGAAGGATTCCAATGTGCCAGGCCCCGGTCAGGCGCAGAATAACTTCAATGCGTCGGCCGACGTGTCGAAGGAACTTAATTTGCTTGAATCCGGTTCCACCAATGTGCAGCGAGGCAATCTGCTTACACTGCCGCTCGGCGGCGGATTGGTGTACGTGCAGCCGGTGTACGTCAAGTCCTCCGGTTCCACCAGTTTCCCGCTGTTGAAGAAGGTGTTGGTGGCCTTCGGCGACCAAGTCGGATTCGCCAACACGTTGGACGAAGCGCTCGATCAGGTGTTCGGCGGCAACTCCGGCGCGTCCGCGGGCGATGCCGAAAACGTTGACGGTTCCACCAGCAGTAAGACCGACACGAGCGATACCACCGGTACCAGTGGGGATGCCTCCGCTAACGGTTCTTCCGGAACCGACGGCACTGACTCGTCATCTGGATCGAATTCCGACAATGACAGCAGTTCCGGCAATACTGGCAGTTCCAGCACGATGAGCAACGATCTGAAGAGTGCCCTCAACGACGCTTCCCAGGCAATGAAGGATTCCGACGCGGCCATGAAGAAGGGCGATTGGTCCGCTTATGGCGAAGCGCAGAAGAAACTTCAGGAAGCGTTGAACAAGGCGCTCGAACTCGAACGGTAG
- a CDS encoding GNAT family N-acetyltransferase, translating to MSEYSYRIATQNDIQAITDIYNAAVIRGGSSADITPRTYEQRKAWVESHHDPYAVFVTETADDDGKKQIIGFSALSVFYDRAGYDGVTDLAYYIDPQWQGRGVGTYTLTKLLEECRQRNMRKACGIIFADNAGSIALMKRFGFTQFGLMPTAATDSTGTMRDMSYWYLDL from the coding sequence ATGAGTGAGTATTCCTACCGCATCGCAACGCAAAACGACATTCAAGCAATCACTGACATTTACAACGCTGCAGTCATACGAGGTGGATCATCGGCCGATATAACCCCACGCACATACGAACAGCGCAAAGCATGGGTTGAATCGCATCATGATCCGTACGCGGTGTTCGTTACGGAAACGGCAGATGATGACGGAAAGAAGCAGATCATTGGATTCAGCGCGCTTTCCGTTTTCTATGATCGCGCGGGATATGACGGCGTCACCGATCTTGCCTACTACATCGACCCGCAATGGCAGGGCAGGGGAGTCGGCACATATACGCTCACCAAACTGCTTGAAGAATGCCGACAGCGTAATATGCGTAAGGCATGCGGCATTATTTTCGCAGACAATGCCGGTTCGATCGCACTGATGAAACGGTTCGGTTTTACACAGTTTGGCCTCATGCCAACCGCCGCCACCGATTCCACCGGCACCATGCGTGACATGAGTTACTGGTATCTCGACCTGTAA
- a CDS encoding glycoside hydrolase family 3 N-terminal domain-containing protein: MKRVHVHFARCAAALCAIAMPLSLAGCSSSAGLNAGSNQSEQSNSQRSDASHDALDKSNVPSVADGSPHGKAVAAVNAMSLAERVGQLVMAPLYAGSDPSLLQDLIVNQHVGSVLIIGNWNSGTAGVAAATSALQSYAPANNQLLMTTDQEGGLVQHLQGSGFDQMPSATDQGTMSTDQLRQSAAIWGSQLKSAGINVDLAPVVGTVTVDRATNDPVGALNRDFGLDAAGNADHAKAFIQGMADSGVGSAVKHYPGLGSVTGNTDFTADGILDTTTTLDGAEINAFNSALEANPSMVMMSLATYQAIDPNNPAVFSSTLVTDYLRNTVDFQGVITSDSLSATALSGVQPSDLGVRLVEAGGDLACIGAFDYVQQVLDGLNAKAAADSAFADKVTQSAIRVMTLKYDMGLAR, encoded by the coding sequence ATGAAGAGGGTCCACGTTCATTTCGCTCGTTGTGCTGCCGCACTGTGCGCCATCGCGATGCCGCTATCACTCGCTGGGTGTTCATCCAGCGCGGGTTTGAATGCTGGCTCCAACCAATCCGAGCAATCCAATTCGCAGCGGTCCGACGCATCACATGATGCGCTTGACAAATCCAACGTGCCAAGCGTGGCGGACGGCTCTCCGCACGGCAAAGCCGTGGCTGCAGTTAATGCCATGAGTCTTGCAGAGCGCGTCGGTCAGCTCGTCATGGCACCCCTCTACGCGGGATCCGATCCTTCCTTATTGCAGGATCTCATTGTGAACCAGCATGTCGGTTCGGTGCTGATCATCGGCAACTGGAATTCGGGAACGGCCGGTGTCGCCGCAGCCACATCCGCATTGCAATCGTATGCGCCGGCCAATAATCAGCTGTTGATGACCACCGATCAGGAAGGTGGCTTGGTGCAGCATCTTCAAGGCTCTGGTTTCGACCAGATGCCTTCCGCCACCGATCAGGGAACGATGTCGACCGATCAGCTTCGTCAGTCGGCGGCCATATGGGGTTCCCAGCTTAAATCGGCTGGCATCAATGTCGATCTGGCGCCGGTGGTGGGTACGGTGACGGTGGATCGCGCCACGAACGACCCTGTCGGAGCGTTGAATCGTGATTTTGGATTGGACGCGGCAGGTAATGCCGACCACGCCAAGGCGTTCATTCAGGGCATGGCGGATTCGGGTGTCGGCAGCGCCGTCAAGCATTATCCGGGACTTGGTTCGGTAACCGGCAATACCGATTTCACCGCCGACGGCATTCTTGACACCACCACCACGTTGGACGGTGCGGAAATCAACGCATTCAATAGCGCGTTGGAGGCGAACCCTTCCATGGTGATGATGTCTTTGGCCACCTATCAGGCCATTGATCCGAACAATCCCGCCGTGTTTTCCAGCACTTTGGTAACGGATTATCTACGTAATACGGTTGATTTTCAGGGTGTCATCACTTCGGATTCCCTCTCCGCCACTGCCCTGAGCGGTGTTCAGCCGAGTGATTTGGGTGTGCGATTGGTTGAAGCCGGCGGTGATCTTGCCTGTATTGGCGCTTTCGATTATGTTCAGCAGGTTTTGGATGGTTTGAATGCGAAGGCCGCGGCTGATTCCGCTTTTGCAGACAAGGTAACGCAATCCGCCATCCGTGTGATGACGCTGAAATACGATATGGGACTCGCCAGATAA
- a CDS encoding AzlC family ABC transporter permease, producing MPVCVTFFLLALSYGVLMGTRGFSFLWPMCMSAFIFTGSMEFVTVNLLVSAFNPFATFMLAVMLGTRHLFYGISMLGRFKNMGVKKPYLIFSLCDETFAIDNGTVIPKGVNRGWFYFFVGFLNQFSWVAGATVGGILGGRITFDTSGLDFIMTAMFAVIFADQWLTTKHKSHMAALTGIVVPAICLAVFGADNFMIPSLAGMLVMFVLLRPYLNDLKIDKTDETGGAGSVTSDDMQKEARA from the coding sequence TTGCCGGTTTGTGTCACCTTCTTCCTTCTGGCTTTGTCATATGGCGTGCTGATGGGAACGCGTGGTTTCTCCTTCCTGTGGCCCATGTGCATGAGCGCGTTCATCTTCACCGGTTCCATGGAATTCGTGACGGTGAATCTGCTGGTGTCCGCGTTCAATCCGTTCGCCACGTTCATGCTTGCCGTCATGCTAGGCACAAGGCATCTGTTCTACGGCATTTCCATGCTTGGCCGGTTCAAGAACATGGGGGTGAAAAAACCGTATCTCATCTTCTCCCTGTGTGATGAGACCTTCGCCATCGACAACGGCACTGTCATTCCCAAAGGCGTCAACCGAGGCTGGTTCTACTTCTTCGTGGGATTCCTCAACCAATTCTCCTGGGTGGCTGGTGCCACGGTTGGAGGCATTCTCGGCGGACGTATCACGTTCGATACCTCCGGACTCGATTTCATTATGACCGCCATGTTCGCCGTGATCTTCGCAGACCAGTGGCTGACTACGAAACATAAGAGCCATATGGCGGCGTTGACCGGCATCGTCGTGCCTGCGATTTGTTTGGCAGTTTTCGGCGCCGACAATTTCATGATTCCCTCGCTTGCCGGCATGCTGGTCATGTTCGTTCTGCTGCGGCCATATCTGAACGATCTGAAAATCGACAAGACGGATGAAACCGGCGGAGCTGGCAGCGTAACGTCCGACGATATGCAGAAAGAGGCACGCGCATGA
- a CDS encoding branched-chain amino acid transporter permease, whose translation MIMTTWQGVVTIVMAILGTILTRFLPFLIFPESKEPPRFITYLGTVLPYAMTGLLVVYSLKGVHLLSGSHGIPELLAIMVIVLLHVWKRNMLLSIAGGTAAYMLLVQLVFS comes from the coding sequence ATGATCATGACCACCTGGCAGGGCGTCGTCACTATTGTCATGGCGATACTTGGCACCATTTTGACCCGTTTCCTGCCGTTCCTGATATTCCCCGAATCGAAGGAACCGCCGCGTTTCATCACCTATCTGGGCACGGTGCTGCCATACGCCATGACCGGTCTGCTCGTCGTGTATTCGCTCAAGGGCGTGCATCTGCTGTCCGGCAGCCACGGCATTCCCGAATTGCTTGCGATTATGGTGATCGTTCTGCTGCACGTATGGAAAAGAAACATGCTGCTGTCCATCGCCGGTGGCACCGCTGCTTACATGCTGTTGGTGCAGCTGGTATTCTCATGA
- the pth gene encoding aminoacyl-tRNA hydrolase — translation MASDFWLIAGLGNPGSKYEGTRHNMGFMAADLLAERWSVNFSDHKGLAMLGKGVMNLSGRNVKFFLAKPLTYMNESGNALASISAYYQIEPDHIVVIHDDMDLDFGRIKVKAGGSAGGHNGIKSIDRALGTPKYARVRMGVGHAQRGAHAHDNTVNWVLGGFGPDQRKQLPEFLADGADAAETIIFNGLAKAQEQFNGR, via the coding sequence ATGGCATCTGATTTCTGGCTGATCGCAGGACTTGGCAATCCGGGCTCCAAATACGAAGGCACCCGTCACAATATGGGATTTATGGCAGCTGATCTGCTTGCCGAACGTTGGTCGGTCAACTTTTCCGACCATAAAGGGCTTGCCATGCTCGGCAAGGGTGTGATGAACCTGTCCGGTCGTAACGTCAAATTCTTCCTGGCAAAGCCGCTCACCTACATGAACGAGTCAGGCAATGCGTTGGCTTCCATCAGCGCCTATTACCAGATTGAACCGGACCATATCGTGGTGATCCACGACGACATGGATCTTGATTTCGGACGTATCAAAGTCAAGGCAGGCGGCTCCGCAGGCGGCCATAATGGCATCAAGTCGATTGATCGTGCCTTGGGAACACCGAAGTATGCCCGTGTACGCATGGGCGTTGGACACGCGCAGCGAGGTGCCCACGCCCACGACAACACCGTGAACTGGGTGCTGGGCGGATTCGGACCGGATCAGCGCAAGCAGCTTCCGGAATTCCTCGCCGATGGCGCTGACGCCGCCGAAACCATCATCTTCAATGGCCTCGCCAAGGCTCAGGAGCAGTTCAATGGCCGCTGA